From the genome of Oxyura jamaicensis isolate SHBP4307 breed ruddy duck chromosome 2, BPBGC_Ojam_1.0, whole genome shotgun sequence:
ACAACCCACCCAAATCAGTTATTTACACCTTCCACATAAAACACAGCATCGTAACACGAAGGCTGTATTGCTCTCCTCTttgcagaaagagaagggaaagaagaggaacaTGGGAGCTGATATTTTCAAACTGAATACTATCTAAGAAGGTCACCTTCTGCAGAGCAGTCAGATGCTTACTTGTCTAAGGAGTGACTGCCACCCTCACCCGTTTTGGGGAAGTGTCCCCTCAGCAGTAGTGCAGTAACTGCAAGAGGTCATCTTAATTCAGCCAGTatgagatttaaagaaaaaacaataaaaaattagtTGCATAATCTCCTTGAGAAGTCAGAAAGAAACCACTAATAAGCAACGACCTTAAATAACTTAAAACAAAGGCTGTAACCAGgtgtttgcctttttaaaaaaatcaccataTTAACCCTGTGCTACCTGTCTGGTTAGGAAATAGAGGTCTTCCTGAAGatgaccacaaaaaaaaaagtaaccgCCTAGTTTGTAAGTGTAGATGCTGCTAATATAAATTAAAGCACTAATCAAGTCAGCAATTGCTAGCAAATCCTATCAGCATAATATACATAATACTTATGTTTTCACAGAAGTAGAAGTGTATTCAAAAATCCTCATGCAATCCAACACAACTTCAAAGTAGTAGTTatacctttttcttcttgtctttgaACTGCTTTATTAAAGTGATCAAATGCTCCACtagaaacatgaaatacaagCCGCCAAGTGCTGTAAGTCCCTTCCACGTAGAATCCAGGTAAGCACTCTCCTCTGtactttgaaaaacaagatgTTTGAACAGAGAACCTTTGTTTTGTTCCAGGGGAGGCTTTTcgtggtgatggtggtggtttCCGTGAGACTAAGGGGAGAAACAAACAGGCAGAGTCATTATATTCAAAAGAACTGATATGAAGAGAAACACAAAGATTTCTTCACATTCTTTTCCTCAAGTCTGGAGTCCAGACTTAACGCTTACGATGGGATAAATGCTCTGGATATAAACTCAAACAATTACAAGGGCAAATTGTTGATAGAAAAACACTGAGAGCAGAACTGGTATTCATTCCTTTGCTGAAGTTAATTGCATATTGCTGAGTACAAAATGCATAACTGCCCCTACAAATACCCTTGATGCTAGCaaggaaactgcattttaagTAGTAATCAAACACAGAACAGCTATTTTCCCACCTAAGACAACTACCTGACatcaaacacttttttcctaCAAAGCATTTAACAgtaatttccttctttcaagCAAATCTGGCATTCTTGAAAAAACTTTTGGGTATAATCCACAGATGCACATACATTCACACACGTTTCGATTTGCAGTGACCTTACATGACAAGTTCAAGATTAACcgaaaaggaaaaggaagaaccCTAAGGACAAGGCTTTGAAACCAGCACAGGATCTGTGGTTTAGTGCATCTTACCTGAATGCTGGatccataattatttttaagagtttcAAGAACTGCAGAAATTTTTCAATCATATTCCCATTTCTTCGTCCAGATTACATAATAGAAACAGTTCATTTCAAAGCCTATTGAGTAATATTTTCATAGGACTTCAGAAATGCTTGATTCTGACAAAAACATTATAATGGATAAACAGTCAACACAAGTGACTGGtaatagaaaacagaagattttctATTCCacatttgttgtggttttggctgggatagttAATCTTCTTcctggtatggtgctgtgttttggcttTAGGATGAGACGTGGCACTGCAATAAGAGACTAGAAAAGCATTTACCCAAAGTTCTTGGTGCAAGGAACTAGAGTGACTTGGCAGCACGCATgactgaaaacaggaaatagaTTGAGGGAGTATGGTGCGAAGTTCTTACACAGCAGAGAGTGAGAGGAATAGTACAAACAGCTCCAGACAGGTGCTTATTAGTAGgagcaaaattatttctatcaAATAATCTACCTTACAAGAAATTATCCACCATGTAGGTATTAATACATATCAAAACTACCACTAATAAGTACTGGCAGCTGTCAGTGTTTCTGTTTAGGGATAATTAACAAAATGATAGTTAATACTTACATGTGGAAGGAGATGTAAGAAGGCATCTCCACTTAAAGTCCCCACAGCCAATGCCACAAGGAAACTtagaagaaatttgaaaaatacacgATTCATCAGAGGTACCAATATAACACCcaataaggaaagaaaactgatgaCGGAGATGGATATGAAGCCACCAATCCAAGCtggtaaacaaaaaaaaaagggaaaaagcagtaAGAATAAACTGCTGTgtgaggttttgtttgcttaacaTTCCTGTTGTCAAATACTCCCGATCAACTGATTAATTAGATGATAACAAATGGTAGGCCACAAACATTTCTCTCTACACATGGTAAGGAGAAGTGCCAGAAGAAAATCATAGGCTTCTTACAACTCTGAAATGTGTAACTAATAAGAGTTTCCAATAGGCTTttattcaatattaaaaaagggAACCTACCTATTTGCAAAGAGTAACCTTTTGGaggagtttcatttttttcactactTGCATGGACGATGCAGCACTTGCCATCAATCTGATTAATAAGAGCTGGACAAAGATAGCTAAATTCTGTAGCAGTCAACAGAGCTTGAGTGCCTATTCCATGGGACTGCATCAGCTTGGATGCACTGGAGCACTGTGGAAAGACACATTTGTTAAAGGTGAAGCAGAGCCAAAATACCATATATTGAAACGACGGCACATcccattttaattgaaattaataCAGTGATGCTGCATGAAAACCAGTGTAACAACAGTAATTAAGAACCAGGAATGAGCCAGTTCTGGAAGAACTGTACCTTCATCCCCTCTTCAGGCCCAGAGGGTAGCACTGATAGATGATGTGCAATCAGTACATGTTCTCAGCTCAAAGGTGGGTGCCAGATGCTTTGTTTTGAGGTTAGAAAAAAGCCTAGCACTTTTGAGTCTGTTTTTGAGGCCATACAAGGAAGCAGCAACAAGGTTGAAGACCTTTCTGTATGGGTCATTACTACAATTCTCTCACTACACAACCTACAGTCATACAGGGTTCAGTAGCCACCCCCGACTCCCCTCATAGCACTCCTGGACTGATTGTGCAGAAAGCAGAGTAACTCATAACCAGCACCCACAAATCACATGATGCAGATACCCACCCGGAATTATCTAGGACAACCACATCCATTAAGACTCCAGAGAGACACTTGGTTTTAAAAACCTTTCATGGAGAAAGGTATGACTGTGTAACAGAACCGTCTACAGCAAAATTACAGGCTTTATCAGCACTCATTTTTACTATGTTAAAGTAATAGGTATCATTTTGCAGCAGTATGTTTTCTTATTATGATTTTATAGTTGGTCCTTATACacaatcttaaaagaaaaatgtaaagatacaagtgaaaaaaaaaaaagaatgcatgtACCTATTGATTCCCTACAATTCTGCCCTGCCTACAATGAGATTATCTAACACTTGTGAGGCAGCTCTCATAAGAATGACTATTTTCACcgtattttcttttcctctttcaccaTATTACTTGGAAAACAATACAGATTCTGGactttacagcagaaaaaacaagctgaaccaaaaagaaatcagtaaGATTTAACTGAGTTTACCATTCCATTCCCTACATTTTACTAAGAATTTAACGTTGATTTACATGTATCTGAAATGAGAAGCAGATAGGTAATACAGTTAGTCTAAAATTCCATCAGCCCTCACTTATTTCTAACTCGGGGGAGTGTATTACTCATTTCCTGCCCACAGGCAGAAAAATACAAGCTCTAAAAACAAGCTCAACAACTGCTATATACTTGCATGACTGTTTGGCTGCACTTATAAAGCAAGAAatccattttggaaaaaatcaaTGTACCATTCATTTCAAAGTACCTTGGATACCTGAtctttccttgctgtttttaCATGAGTAAAGTGGAGTTTTTCTGTGGAGCATCACAAACTTTTTATATAGTTGCCTGAGTTTTGTGTTCTTCATTTttagtatatatttaaaaacatatcaatatataaaaataagtattgttaatataaatatatatttccttttaataaaaaaatattaactagaATGCATAGATATTTTCCTGAGCGCATGACCATAACATTCCTTCAAAGCAAAGGGTTAAGATTCAATGAAAGCTGCTTGCATGCATTTTGCTACGAACGCTGTTAAACTACAAAGCTTGGACCAAGCTAAGCATAAAGCACCCAGCAAATAAAGCCGTAACGATACTGCCAGTGGACCTGGATTCCCAGAACACAAAAgagtcagtctcacctcttgGGTATTTTGGTTTTTAAGTTTAGAATACAGGTAACTTCCTCTTTCTGATTCCTTCGGAGAAGCAAGGGAttcatttgctttgctgttaGCAAGCCAACTGGTATTGCTGCCATCTGTGATGTTAATGGCGTTAGAGCTAGTCAGACCTAACCGAGCAACCGACTTGCCTTCTCCAGGATCCAGACTCTGCAGCTCAGGATTGCCATCTGTGGGGGTAGTGTTGATAGACACCACTATTTCATTAACAGCGTTCTTGCTGCGTACCAAGTTCTGCTGATGATCTATGTTCTCTGCTTTATGAGGTTCTTTCGAATGACTGTTCCGGGGGTCTTTGCTAGCATCAGATTCGTGGTTTGGACAAACAGTCTTCTCAGAGTTTTTACTCAGTGAAATGTGGTtatgatgaagatgatgatcATGGTCATGATCATGGTCTATTTTAACCCTCTTCATCTTATCTATACCTATGTTCTGGAGCAGTTTTCTAAATCCTTCAATCGTCAGAGAGTTGTTTTCCCCATAACGACGAAAAAGTTCTTGAAGGTGAAGTTTCTGTATTAACCCTGCCAAGTCAATGTTAACACTGGCTGCCTTTTCCGGAAAAGTTCTCTCCAATGTCTGCACAACTGTGCCTGTCTCCACTCCATGATGATAACTTTCACACAATAGTATGGAAAACAACACAAGGAATGTGACTGATACTGTACTCTCCATTCCAGTTTCCTATTAGGAGTTAAAGActctgggaaaaagaaagaaaaaataaaagttttactatttttatacaGTGCAAATGGTGATCGTGTCTTCCTCTGCAATGTATTTCCACAATTAGCTGAAATGCCCTGCTCAAGCTATCTACACAGTACGAGAAAAGCCAATTAGATTTCTTACACACGCAGCGTTTTTCCCAGATGTGCAGCCTCAGGCAACACAGGATGAAGCTGCATACCACAGCACAGTCACTGGCCTGAAGTTCTTGCCCAGGCGTAGCCTtgcctttgttttgcttggcCTGACTCAGTTTTCTAACGCAAGATAAAACGATGATAGCATCCTCACATCTGCACCACTTGAGTTCTACGTTAGGCTCTTCTCGTACTTGAAACAACCCTTATAAATTCAGCCTTCAACCATGCATCACCAAGGAATAACGGTTATAAATTCAGCGGGGGCCCCCAAACCCTACATAAAGAGCACACATCCCGGCGGCACAGACCCAGCCACGCCACACCACGCCTCACGCCTcaccccccagcaccacagccGCGCCCCCGCCGCAAGGCTAGCACACGCCTACCCGgcagcccggccgccgccggaggaagaggaggagaagaaggctGCGGCCGGCGTTAGAGCCGTTAAAACCGCGGGAACCGTCCCGACCGCTGGAGCCGTTACGGCCGTTGGGCCGCCACCGAGCCCGGCCGCCTGCCTCCCCTCAGCGCACGCACGCGCTCCAAGCGCTCCCACCCCTCCCTTCCGGTGGGCGGCGGCCAATGGGGAAGCGCGGCGGGGCGGAAGGTGCGGCGTGAGAAAAGTCGCGCCGCCTCAGCGGCGTGGCCCTGGGGCGGGATTTCGCGCAGGGGCAGGCGGCCCGGCGCTGGGAGCGGGGCTGTGGGCGGCGCTGCAAGGGCGCGGCCTGGGCGGGGGAGTCTGATGCACGGCTGGGAAGTGCAGAGGTGGCCTAGGAAAGGCTTAGAGCTTgctgaaaactaaataaatacggtgttttttttaactttgtagtgttttttattctttcactgACCTCAGCCCTGTGTGTTTCTACATCCCCAGCACAGGCTCAGCTGTATTCCCTGTTTCTCCTTTCACCACTCCCAGCGTTTTGCCGGCTGCCGCCATGTCATTTCATGCTGCCGCCACCCCACGCTGCTCTCGCCCTCACTGGCTCTGGAATTCGGCCTCTCCCCAGTGACCCATGGAGCATGAAGGCGCCACGGGATCCTGCCCTAGAATATGGCTTTACCCATAGCTACTCATTAGCTGCCAGCGGCTCAAACCTAACATCTGCTCAGGGCTTGGCCATTGGTCTCCTTCTGTTGCCTGCTGCTACAGGCAGAGCCACCTTGCTTGCCaggagatcacagaatcacagaatcatctaggttggaagagacctccaggatcactgagtccaacctctgacctaacattaACAAGCCCTCCACTTAACCATATCCCTaggctctacatctaaacgtcttttaaagacctccagggatggtgactccaccacttccctgggcagcctatcccagtgcctaacaacccttttgctaaagaagttcttccaaatatccaaccaaaacctcccctggtgcaactttagcccattccccctcgtcctgtcaccaggtacgtgggagaatagaccagtCCCtacctcactacagcctcctttaaggtacctgtagagagaCGATGCAGAGGTCACAGAGTTTCTTCATACAGAACACTGCCAAGTCCCCGGCTGAATTAAACCTGTTTGTTCAGGGGGTCGGATGACTGGAGGATAGGACGGAGATAGGGGG
Proteins encoded in this window:
- the SLC39A6 gene encoding zinc transporter ZIP6 isoform X1, whose protein sequence is MESTVSVTFLVLFSILLCESYHHGVETGTVVQTLERTFPEKAASVNIDLAGLIQKLHLQELFRRYGENNSLTIEGFRKLLQNIGIDKMKRVKIDHDHDHDHHLHHNHISLSKNSEKTVCPNHESDASKDPRNSHSKEPHKAENIDHQQNLVRSKNAVNEIVVSINTTPTDGNPELQSLDPGEGKSVARLGLTSSNAINITDGSNTSWLANSKANESLASPKESERGSYLYSKLKNQNTQECSSASKLMQSHGIGTQALLTATEFSYLCPALINQIDGKCCIVHASSEKNETPPKGYSLQIAWIGGFISISVISFLSLLGVILVPLMNRVFFKFLLSFLVALAVGTLSGDAFLHLLPHSHGNHHHHHEKPPLEQNKGSLFKHLVFQSTEESAYLDSTWKGLTALGGLYFMFLVEHLITLIKQFKDKKKKKKNEDDGESKKFSANEEKLDTDDRSEGYLGTDSQDPSPFISQQPAMQEEEEVMIAHSHQEEADSEYVSRGCRNKCHSHLHDTLGQTDHLSHHHHDYHHILHHHHHQNHHPHSHSQRYSREELKDAGIATLAWMVIMGDGLHNFSDGLAIGAAFTEGLSSGLSTSVAVFCHELPHELGDFAVLLKAGMTVKQAVLYNALSAMLAYLGMATGILIGHYADNVSMWIFALTAGLFMYVALVDMVPEMLHNDASDHGCSRWGYFLLQNAGILLGFGIMLLISVFEHKIVFSINL
- the SLC39A6 gene encoding zinc transporter ZIP6 isoform X2; this translates as MESTVSVTFLVLFSILLCESYHHGVETGTVVQTLERTFPEKAASVNIDLAGLIQKLHLQELFRRYGENNSLTIEGFRKLLQNIGIDKMKRVKIDHDHDHDHHLHHNHISLSKNSEKTVCPNHESDASKDPRNSHSKEPHKAENIDHQQNLVRSKNAVNEIVVSINTTPTDGNPELQSLDPGEGKSVARLGLTSSNAINITDGSNTSWLANSKANESLASPKESERGSYLYSKLKNQNTQECSSASKLMQSHGIGTQALLTATEFSYLCPALINQIDGKCCIVHASSEKNETPPKGYSLQIAWIGGFISISVISFLSLLGVILVPLMNRVFFKFLLSFLVALAVGTLSGDAFLHLLPHSHGNHHHHHEKPPLEQNKGSLFKHLVFQSTEESAYLDSTWKGLTALGGLYFMFLVEHLITLIKQFKDKKKKQPAMQEEEEVMIAHSHQEEADSEYVSRGCRNKCHSHLHDTLGQTDHLSHHHHDYHHILHHHHHQNHHPHSHSQRYSREELKDAGIATLAWMVIMGDGLHNFSDGLAIGAAFTEGLSSGLSTSVAVFCHELPHELGDFAVLLKAGMTVKQAVLYNALSAMLAYLGMATGILIGHYADNVSMWIFALTAGLFMYVALVDMVPEMLHNDASDHGCSRWGYFLLQNAGILLGFGIMLLISVFEHKIVFSINL